From a region of the bacterium genome:
- a CDS encoding DUF3788 family protein, with product MEQPVLSDREQYPTDEIIFAHIGVKKAHWSALFDYLHTHHPDFSLEWRYYQDGKSWLMKVTRRKQTIFWLSLAQSTFRTTFYFNRKAEEAIQQSALPQEMKARYRAGIRSNRICGLTVVHTAKRDLKTAQVLIALKVGLK from the coding sequence ATGGAACAACCCGTGCTTTCAGATAGAGAGCAATATCCGACCGATGAGATTATCTTTGCGCATATCGGCGTAAAAAAGGCGCACTGGTCGGCGCTTTTTGATTACCTTCATACACATCATCCGGATTTTTCTTTAGAGTGGCGCTATTATCAGGATGGAAAGAGCTGGCTGATGAAGGTGACCCGCCGCAAGCAGACGATTTTCTGGCTCTCCCTCGCCCAGAGTACATTCCGCACGACTTTTTATTTTAATCGCAAGGCGGAAGAGGCGATTCAGCAGAGCGCGCTTCCGCAAGAGATGAAGGCGCGGTATCGCGCCGGCATCCGTTCCAACCGGATCTGCGGTCTGACCGTGGTGCATACGGCCAAACGGGACCTCAAGACCGCGCAGGTCTTGATCGCGCTCAAGGTCGGTTTGAAATAA
- a CDS encoding aminotransferase class III-fold pyridoxal phosphate-dependent enzyme: MKEMWWKQSCQKVPHLVTERPGPQSMALSAKGSRYIKGLSSQVKLFPVCFEKGHGITLTDVDGNTYLDFSSGIYVTSFGHCHPKISAAVAHWAGTLMNCHDFITPVKEALVEKLAAIMPGDLNAVQFYSDGTTAVEAGQRAARAITGKHEFISGYRDFHGKTLGAVSCARMARAGVLSYGPSRSAGFYMVPRPDPYRPLFKKPDGRIDTDAYIDFYQEFIKEGTVNNIAAFVLEPAQGWAGSIFPPDDFFPKLKALCDKYHILLFADEVLTGLGRTGEVLCMNHWDVCPDIVTLGKSLGNGFPVTAMIVQQKYADVLEEISVSSSYGGNPMACAAALASIEVMEEEKILDNVRAIGALFMKRMQMMMQEHPIIGDIKGKGLLLGLELVKDKTSKEPFVQAGERVYQKAFAKGLAWIPAGHILRMSPPLIIDEKYAMLGMDLIEESITEVEKEFGY; this comes from the coding sequence ATGAAGGAAATGTGGTGGAAACAATCCTGTCAAAAGGTCCCTCACCTGGTCACCGAGCGGCCGGGGCCCCAATCCATGGCTTTATCAGCCAAGGGCAGCCGCTACATCAAGGGCTTGAGTTCGCAGGTCAAGCTTTTCCCTGTCTGTTTTGAAAAAGGCCACGGCATCACACTGACCGACGTTGATGGGAACACTTATCTCGATTTTTCGTCCGGCATTTATGTGACCTCGTTCGGCCATTGTCATCCGAAAATTTCCGCTGCCGTCGCTCATTGGGCCGGCACTTTGATGAACTGCCATGATTTCATCACACCGGTCAAGGAGGCGTTGGTGGAAAAGCTGGCGGCGATCATGCCCGGCGATCTCAACGCCGTGCAGTTTTACAGCGATGGCACCACGGCGGTGGAAGCCGGCCAGCGGGCGGCGCGCGCCATCACCGGCAAACATGAATTTATTTCCGGGTATCGCGACTTTCACGGCAAGACCCTGGGGGCCGTGAGCTGTGCCCGCATGGCCCGGGCGGGCGTGCTCTCTTACGGTCCCAGCCGCAGCGCCGGCTTTTATATGGTGCCGCGGCCGGATCCCTATCGCCCCTTGTTTAAAAAACCAGACGGCCGGATCGATACGGACGCCTATATTGATTTTTATCAAGAATTCATCAAAGAGGGCACAGTCAACAACATCGCAGCTTTTGTTCTCGAGCCCGCGCAGGGATGGGCGGGTTCGATTTTTCCGCCGGACGATTTTTTCCCCAAACTGAAAGCCCTGTGCGACAAATACCACATTCTGCTGTTCGCCGATGAGGTGCTCACCGGTCTGGGCCGCACCGGCGAGGTGTTGTGTATGAACCATTGGGATGTCTGTCCGGACATCGTCACTCTGGGCAAATCGCTCGGCAACGGATTTCCAGTCACCGCCATGATCGTCCAACAAAAGTACGCCGATGTGCTGGAAGAGATCTCGGTCTCCTCCAGCTATGGCGGCAATCCCATGGCCTGTGCGGCCGCCCTGGCCTCCATCGAAGTGATGGAGGAGGAGAAGATTCTCGACAATGTGCGCGCTATAGGCGCCCTGTTTATGAAGCGGATGCAGATGATGATGCAGGAGCATCCGATCATCGGCGACATCAAGGGCAAAGGATTGCTGCTGGGCCTGGAGCTGGTTAAGGATAAAACCAGCAAAGAGCCGTTCGTCCAGGCCGGCGAACGGGTGTACCAGAAGGCTTTTGCCAAGGGATTAGCCTGGATTCCCGCCGGGCACATTCTGCGCATGTCTCCGCCGCTGATCATCGATGAAAAATACGCAATGCTGGGCATGGATCTTATCGAAGAATCCATCACAGAAGTTGAAAAAGAGTTTGGATATTAG
- a CDS encoding aldo/keto reductase, which yields MKQRRLGRTEIPVSEISFGGVEIGLPYGIGVRSSADMPSEAESIHLLHQALELGITFFDTARAYGRSEELMGKAFKDRREQVILCSKCSLPVSPDSGTVKAGASAAIRRSLQKSLAALQTDYLDVLMLHNADLVTLNQESVS from the coding sequence ATGAAACAGAGACGTCTTGGAAGAACCGAGATACCGGTTTCTGAAATTTCCTTCGGCGGTGTGGAGATCGGCCTGCCGTACGGCATCGGTGTGCGATCATCGGCCGATATGCCGAGCGAGGCTGAATCGATCCATCTTTTGCATCAGGCCCTGGAGCTGGGCATCACTTTTTTCGATACCGCCCGGGCCTACGGCCGAAGTGAAGAGCTCATGGGCAAGGCTTTCAAAGACAGGAGGGAGCAGGTCATCCTTTGCTCAAAATGCAGCCTGCCTGTTTCGCCGGACAGCGGCACTGTGAAAGCAGGGGCCTCCGCCGCCATTCGGCGCTCGTTGCAGAAGAGTCTCGCCGCCCTGCAGACGGATTATCTCGACGTGCTGATGCTGCACAACGCGGATCTCGTTACGTTGAACCAAGAGTCCGTCAGCGA
- a CDS encoding sodium/solute symporter (Members of the Solute:Sodium Symporter (SSS), TC 2.A.21 as described in tcdb.org, catalyze solute:Na+ symport. Known solutes for members of the family include sugars, amino acids, nucleosides, inositols, vitamins, urea or anions, depending on the system.): protein MTTERIALQAWDWIVLLAYFAVMLAIGFYFSRRNKNTDDYMLGGRKMTSWRVGLSFFATMFSTVSYLSMPGEMVKNGPMMWSFLAAFPFIYLVVAIFFIPYIMKLKISSAYELLELRLGLKNRLLASIYFLVMRLVWMAVIIYMLADKVIVPIMGWPVETARWVSLMMGVITITYTSFGGLRGVVLTDVIQTFVLFGGSILAILIIVSDLGGAAAIIPAHWPEHWQNWVFFDTQTRVSFLTASLSMFGWHVCTAGSDQMAIQRYLATRDTKAAQRMYLSHVISNVLVFVLLATLGLSVMAFFQKNTLLIPSGHTLISAADRLFPHFIVAGLPVGVSGLVLAALFAAAMSSLSSGINSSCLVIIKDFVLVFRRQPLNEKKQVTLAKWISVLIGLVVVLTSLGIGSIKGNLLEMTYKTINLLTAPLFVPFFMAMFIPRAKPTAVFIGTLFSGATAALISYSYELFSITISFLWIIPSSFIAGIAACWLLSVFFFKKEEAKPL, encoded by the coding sequence ATGACGACAGAAAGAATCGCACTGCAGGCCTGGGATTGGATTGTTTTACTCGCTTACTTTGCCGTCATGCTGGCCATCGGTTTCTATTTTTCCCGCCGCAATAAAAACACCGACGACTATATGCTCGGAGGCCGAAAGATGACCTCCTGGCGCGTGGGCCTCTCTTTTTTCGCCACGATGTTCAGCACCGTGTCCTATCTGTCCATGCCCGGCGAAATGGTGAAAAACGGGCCGATGATGTGGTCTTTTCTGGCCGCCTTTCCTTTTATTTACCTTGTCGTGGCGATTTTCTTTATACCCTATATCATGAAATTGAAAATCTCCAGCGCCTATGAGTTGCTGGAGCTCAGGCTGGGATTGAAAAACCGCCTTCTGGCCTCCATTTATTTTTTAGTCATGCGCTTGGTCTGGATGGCGGTGATCATTTACATGTTGGCGGACAAGGTGATCGTGCCGATCATGGGGTGGCCGGTGGAAACCGCTCGGTGGGTCAGCCTCATGATGGGCGTGATCACCATCACCTACACGTCGTTCGGCGGGCTGCGCGGCGTAGTGTTGACCGATGTGATCCAAACCTTTGTGCTTTTCGGCGGCTCGATTCTGGCTATCCTGATCATTGTATCCGATTTGGGCGGCGCCGCCGCCATCATCCCCGCTCATTGGCCGGAACATTGGCAGAATTGGGTTTTCTTTGACACCCAAACCCGCGTCAGTTTTTTAACAGCCAGTCTGTCTATGTTCGGCTGGCACGTATGCACCGCCGGCTCTGATCAAATGGCCATTCAGCGTTATCTGGCGACGCGCGACACCAAAGCAGCGCAGAGGATGTATCTCAGCCATGTCATCTCCAATGTCCTTGTGTTTGTACTGCTGGCGACTTTGGGATTGTCGGTCATGGCGTTTTTTCAAAAGAACACTTTACTGATTCCATCGGGCCATACTCTAATCAGTGCAGCGGACCGACTGTTTCCTCATTTTATCGTGGCAGGCCTGCCGGTCGGAGTGTCCGGTTTGGTGCTGGCCGCCCTGTTTGCCGCCGCCATGTCCAGCCTTTCATCAGGCATCAACTCTTCCTGTCTGGTGATCATCAAAGATTTTGTGCTGGTGTTCCGCCGACAGCCGTTGAACGAAAAGAAACAGGTGACGCTGGCCAAGTGGATCTCTGTGCTCATTGGCCTGGTGGTGGTGTTGACGAGCCTGGGGATCGGGTCCATCAAGGGCAATCTGCTGGAGATGACCTATAAAACCATCAATCTGCTTACCGCGCCGCTCTTTGTGCCATTTTTCATGGCCATGTTCATCCCGCGCGCCAAGCCGACGGCTGTATTCATCGGAACGCTGTTCAGCGGTGCGACGGCGGCGTTGATCAGCTATTCCTACGAACTGTTTTCCATCACTATCTCTTTCCTGTGGATCATCCCCAGCTCTTTCATCGCCGGCATCGCGGCCTGTTGGCTTCTCAGTGTTTTCTTTTTTAAGAAAGAAGAGGCCAAGCCGCTGTGA
- a CDS encoding Gfo/Idh/MocA family oxidoreductase: protein MKTVKFGMIGLGLMGKEFAGCVARWGHLTDSPLQPEIVAVCDAEPSLFPWYAEHFPSLRQQTTSYRALLQNPEVEVVYCAVPHHLHEEIYIAVIQAGKHLMGEKPFGMDQKANERITHALRQHPDCFVRCTSQFPFFPAVQRICAMLEAGHFGRIIEVNAGFQHSSDLDPDKPINWKRQIEKNGEYGCMGDLGLHVCHVPFRAGWRIYNVRAILSDIVRERPDGRGSRVPCRTWDNATLFCEAADAESGDLCFPLTLKMQRIAPGEKNTWSLEILGTRAAARFSTKHPKTLQILEYAGGEQVWQHIDMGYETAFRTHTGSIFEFGFSDAILQMWAAFLYELHHQKPLKKFAACLTPQEAAFSHVLFTAALESQRDRRTVTLY, encoded by the coding sequence ATGAAAACCGTCAAGTTCGGTATGATCGGGCTGGGGCTGATGGGAAAAGAGTTCGCCGGCTGTGTAGCCCGCTGGGGCCATCTGACGGATTCTCCACTGCAGCCGGAGATCGTCGCTGTCTGCGACGCCGAACCCTCCCTGTTTCCCTGGTATGCGGAGCATTTTCCGTCGCTTCGACAGCAAACCACCAGCTATCGCGCTCTGCTGCAGAATCCAGAGGTGGAGGTGGTCTATTGTGCGGTTCCCCACCACCTGCATGAAGAGATCTATATCGCCGTGATTCAGGCGGGCAAACATCTGATGGGCGAAAAGCCGTTCGGCATGGACCAAAAAGCCAACGAACGGATCACGCATGCCTTGCGACAACATCCCGACTGTTTTGTCCGCTGCACCTCTCAATTTCCTTTTTTTCCAGCTGTGCAACGGATCTGTGCCATGCTCGAAGCCGGTCATTTCGGCAGGATCATCGAAGTGAACGCCGGCTTTCAGCACTCCAGCGATCTGGATCCTGACAAGCCGATCAACTGGAAACGGCAGATCGAAAAGAACGGCGAATATGGTTGTATGGGGGATCTGGGGTTGCATGTGTGTCATGTTCCGTTTCGCGCCGGGTGGAGGATCTACAACGTCCGGGCGATTCTTTCTGACATCGTCCGGGAACGGCCCGATGGCCGGGGAAGCCGGGTTCCGTGCCGAACTTGGGACAATGCCACACTGTTCTGTGAAGCGGCGGACGCCGAGTCAGGCGACCTCTGTTTTCCACTCACCCTGAAAATGCAGCGTATTGCGCCGGGCGAAAAAAATACCTGGTCCCTGGAAATTCTCGGAACCCGGGCCGCTGCACGTTTTTCCACCAAACATCCGAAAACCCTGCAGATCCTTGAATACGCCGGCGGCGAACAGGTCTGGCAGCACATTGATATGGGTTATGAAACCGCCTTTCGCACCCACACCGGTTCTATTTTTGAATTCGGCTTTTCCGATGCCATTCTGCAGATGTGGGCGGCGTTTCTTTACGAACTGCATCATCAAAAACCGCTGAAAAAATTTGCCGCCTGTCTGACTCCGCAGGAGGCGGCCTTCAGCCACGTGCTGTTTACCGCTGCGCTGGAATCACAGCGTGACCGCAGGACAGTGACGCTGTACTGA
- the nagA gene encoding N-acetylglucosamine-6-phosphate deacetylase, producing MFALKGHIVTPDEMIDGCVVVKDGRVHQVCAQAPDAVRVIDYGDDWIVPGFIDLHTHGIGPYEPVDEQGLAGMAYEAIRYGTTGLLPTGAAMSVDQYVQLGVSTAEAARKVKGRAARLLGVHLEGPFINPVSSGAMALSTRRPITLSEAAIYVERIGEMLKIVTFSPELENGLELIRFLTSHGVVASLGHSVAGGEQLHAFVKAGLAHVVHLFNAFMPSGEKEPGVLQAGLIEHILVEDALTCELICDLHHVAPEIIKIAARVLGPHRFIAVTDSLYGAGLEDGMYAFPNGAPYRISNGVARLCGGKWDGGLAGSVLTMNRAFANLVQRCAVDPIHAARYTSTNPARILKIAAETGSIAPGKKADLAVLNADFHCIATYLQGNLVYEKR from the coding sequence ATGTTTGCTCTTAAAGGACATATCGTCACTCCCGATGAAATGATCGACGGCTGTGTGGTGGTGAAGGACGGCCGGGTGCATCAGGTTTGTGCGCAGGCGCCGGATGCCGTTCGCGTCATCGATTACGGCGATGATTGGATCGTGCCCGGGTTTATCGATCTGCACACCCACGGCATCGGCCCCTACGAGCCGGTGGACGAGCAGGGTCTTGCCGGCATGGCGTATGAGGCGATACGGTACGGAACTACGGGTCTGCTGCCTACCGGAGCGGCCATGTCCGTGGATCAATATGTTCAGTTGGGCGTCAGCACGGCCGAAGCGGCGCGCAAGGTCAAAGGCCGTGCAGCCAGGCTGCTGGGCGTGCATCTGGAAGGCCCGTTCATCAATCCAGTGAGCTCGGGCGCCATGGCGCTGTCCACCCGGAGGCCGATCACGCTGTCTGAAGCTGCGATCTATGTAGAGCGGATCGGTGAGATGTTAAAGATCGTGACTTTTTCTCCAGAGTTGGAAAACGGCCTGGAGCTCATCCGTTTTCTTACTTCGCATGGAGTGGTGGCCAGCCTCGGCCATTCTGTGGCCGGCGGGGAGCAACTGCACGCGTTCGTAAAAGCCGGGCTTGCGCACGTGGTGCACCTGTTTAACGCCTTTATGCCCTCAGGCGAAAAAGAGCCGGGTGTGTTGCAGGCTGGATTGATCGAGCATATTCTGGTCGAGGATGCGCTCACCTGTGAGCTGATCTGCGACCTGCATCACGTGGCGCCGGAGATCATCAAAATCGCCGCCCGGGTGCTGGGGCCTCACCGATTTATCGCCGTCACGGACAGTCTGTATGGCGCAGGCCTGGAGGACGGAATGTACGCTTTTCCGAACGGCGCGCCCTACCGCATCAGCAACGGAGTGGCCCGGCTGTGCGGAGGAAAATGGGACGGCGGCTTGGCCGGCAGTGTTCTGACCATGAATCGGGCTTTTGCCAATCTGGTGCAGCGGTGCGCCGTGGATCCGATTCACGCCGCCAGATACACATCCACCAATCCGGCTCGGATTCTGAAAATCGCCGCCGAGACCGGAAGCATCGCGCCGGGCAAAAAGGCGGACTTGGCGGTATTAAATGCAGATTTTCACTGCATCGCCACCTATCTACAAGGCAATCTGGTGTACGAAAAACGATAA